The DNA sequence TGCTGTCCGCCGATTCCGGCCACGCCCCCGCGGCGATCGTGAGCGGCCCACCGGGAATCGGGAAGACGAGCCTCGCCGTTCACTGGGCGCACCACGCGGCCGACCGCTTCCCCGGCGGCATCGTCTGCATCGACCTGCAGGGCTTCGGGCCGGCACCGGCGAGGACGACCGACGAGATCGTCGATCTCGCACTGACCGCACTCGACTACCCGATCGACCACCTCGTCAGCGCCACCGCACGCGCCGCGCAACTGCGCGCGCTGCTCGGCCGGCAGGCACCGCTGCTCATCGTCCTCGACAACGTGGGTAGCTCCGAGCAGGTCGACACCCTCCTCGAGCTCGTCGAGTCGTGCACCGTGCTGATCACCTCACGGAGCTCGCTGCACGCCCTGGCCCGCCGGCACGACATCCCCACGATCAAGCTCGGCCACCTCGACGAGGAACATTCGTTCACGTTGCTCAGCAGGCGCATGCGAGGGCGCGCCGAGCAGGAACCCGAGGCCGCTCAGGCGCTGGCCCGGCTCGGCGACGGCCTCCCGCTGGCCTTGACGCTGCTGGCCCAGCGCGCCGCCAGCCGACCCAGCCTCGGCCTCGGCACCATGCTCGAGCAGCTGAGGGATCCGGACACGATGCTGAGCATCGGCGACGACGGGGACGACGCCAGCCTGCGAACCACGTTCTCCGCGTCGTACCAGGCGCTCGACGCCACTGCCCAGGATGTGTTCCGGCTCTTCGGTCACCACCCCGGGGCCGAAATCCACGCCGACACGCTCTTCTCGGCCAGCACCCATTCCAAGGTGGCCACCCGCCGCGCACTCGAGAACCTCGTCGCCTGGCACCTCATCGACCAGCCACGCGAGACCGACCGGTACCGCATTCCCGACATCTTCCACCGCTACTCGCGGACCCTGACCCCGGACGAAAGCGATCTGCGGCCGCTGCGCCGGGTGCTGTCGCACTACCTGCACACCGCGGCGCGCGCCCACTTGACCGCACACCCCTACGGGAACCGGCCACCGCTCATCCCGGCCGAGCCGGGAATCGTCCCGACCACCTTCGACACGGCCACCGCGGCGATGCACTGGGCCCTCCTCGAGCGGGGAAACCTCTCCGCACTGGTCACCGAGGCCGAACGCCGCGAACTCTACGACTACGCGATCATCCTGCCGCACCTTCTCACCGACACGTGGGCCCGCTACGGCCGCCATGCCGACATGACGCACGGGCTCACGGTCGCGGCCAGGGCGGCGAAAGCCGCCGGCAACGTCATCGCCGAAGCCTCGACCCTCAACGACCTCGGCGAACTGCACCTCATCCTCGGCAACGACCGGGAGGCGCACGTCTACCTGACCCGTGCGCTGGAACTGGCCACGCAGTACGACGAAGCCACCGGGATGCTCACCGTCAACATCAACCTGGCCCGCTTCCACCGGCACGGCGGCGAGCACGCCGAAGCCATCGCCTGCTACCAGCGGTGCATCAGCCAGGCGCGCCGGATTCCCGACCCCGTCCGGGAAGGCAAGGCCGAGCACTACCTCGCCGACACCCTTGCCGACCTCGACCGGCACCGGCAGGCTCTGCCGCACTACCACCGGGCGCTACACCTGCGCACCGTCCTCGGTGACACGGTGGGGCAGATCGCGACCCACACGGCGCTGACCGTGCTGCACACGCACGAGCAGCGGCTGGAACTCGCCCACATGCACTGCCGGCAGGCGCTGGCCACCCTCGAGGATCGCGACGATCTCACCGCGAAGATGAAGCTGCTGGCCGCTCGCGCCCGGCTGGCGCACGCCGAAGGCAACACCCGCGAGGCGCTCCGGCTGGCCTGGGACGCCGTGGCCGTCGCCCGGCAGGCCCACAACGCCACCGGGCAGGCACGCGCGCTCGAGACTCTCGGCGACATCCTGCTCAGCCTGCACAATCCCCGCGACGCGATCGACGCCTGGACCGAGGCCATCGCCTTCTACCGGGGCCGGGGCCGGGACACCAAGGCCGCCCGGCTCCAGGCACGCCTGGACGAGGTCATCGTCGACACCGACGAGCTCATCCCGGGCACCCGCAGAGGCGACGAAGACACCGTCGCCATGCCGAGCCCACCTCGCCGGGACCGGGCACACAAACACTAAAGGGTGAATCTCTACCCTGGTCCGCACCATGTTGTCACCCAGGTGCGGGCCGGAGCTGCGCAGCTCGGTGGTCACGCATCAGCACGCGACTACCGAGCGTGGTTCTCACTTGTCGCTGACGGCATTGCAAGCCGCGCAATCTCTCCCCTAGGGTCTCCGTCGGCACGCATGATTCATGTTGTGTACGTTTCCGGCGCACGGATCAGCAGATCCCGAAGTCCCCATCCAGCAAGGAGCACGTTGAGCACGTTCATGCACGACCCCGCGACCTACGCCACCCTCGCCACCACCGCCCTGCTCGTGGTGTGCAACTGGTGGCGTTGCTGACGGGGCGATGACGGCCGTGGTGCCCCGTGCAGCTCTCCGGGGCACCCTCTGGCTCCTGACGTGCCGGTACCGTCCCGACCATGACCAGCACCGCGCCCTGGTGGGGCACCAGCCTTTTCACCCTGGCCACCGGCCTGGTGACCGGCCTGATCGCCGCGTTCGCCGCACTGGCCCCGAAGCGCACGGAGCGCCGGCTCGAGCGGCGACGGCTCTCCCGCGAGTACAAAGAGACCGCGTACCCGGAGATCACCCGTGCGACCTACGCGCTCGCGACAGCACCGCTCTGGTCGACCCCCGCCGAAGAGCACAAGGCCCTTCTGCAGGATCTCGTCGCCGCGACGCACACCGCCGCCTTCTTCGCCCCCACGCCCGTGATCACCGCCATCCACGAACTCCTGGAAGCCGCGAACAGCCTGAGCGACCGGCGCGACGACATCCGCGCCACCAGCCGGCCCGGCCACCAAGGCTCGATCGACCTCGCGCGCGCAGAAGAGCACGCCGAAGCGCTCGATCAGATCCGAGCCGCTCTGCAGACTTTCGTCGACGCGAGCCGGGCGGACCTCGAAATCCCGGGTGGCTACCCGATCCTGATCACTCCCGCCTGACGCCGTTCGCGTCCCGCGATCAACCCGAAACCACTTCCCCGCCCTGCACCACGTGCCGGAAGGGCCGGGTCAGTACCCCGACGTCGGCGAGCGGGTCGCCGTCCACCACCACGAGGTCCGCGTGCGCGCCGACGGCCAGGGTGCCGATCTCGCCCGTCAGGTTCAGCAGGTCCGCCGCCGTCGACGTCGCCGCGCGGATCACCTCCAGGGGTGACTGGACTTCGGCGCGCAGGCGGAACTCGTGGTTCTGGTGGCGGTGCATACCGCCGAGGAGGTCGGTGCCGTAGACCAGCTTCACGCCGCCGCGGGACGCGCGTTCGAGGGCGGCCAGGCCCGCGTCGAGGACCGCGTCCACCTTGCGCCAGCTGGATTCCGGCAGGCCGTGCTCGCGGCCTTCCTCCTTCAGCGCCCAGTACGTCACCAGCGTCGGCACCAGGTACGCGTCCCGCGCGAGGAACAGCTCCACGCTGCGGTCGTCGAGGAGGTTGCCGTGTTCGATCGACCGGACTCCCAGCTCGAGGGCCCGGTTGACGGCGCGGGCGGTGTACGCGTGCGCCGCGACGTACCGGTTCGCCGCCTCCGCCTCCTCGACGATCGCGCGCAGCTCGTCGGCCGAGTACTGCGTCGAGTCGATCCGGTCGGTCGGGGACGCGACGCCGCCCGAGGCCATCACCTTGAGGTGGTGGGCGCCCTTGCGCAGCTCGTCGCGGGCGGCGGCGCGGACCGCGTCGACGCCGTCGGCGATCCGGCTGAGGCCCGCGCAGCACGGGTGGTCGTCCCGGACGCGGGTGCCGCGGGTGCGGCTGTCGCCGTGCCCGCCGGTCTGGCTCAGCGCCTTGCCGCAGAACAGCAGCCGTGGCCCGCGGAACAGCCCTTCCGCCTGCGCGTCGGCGAGGCCGTAGTCGGCGCCCGCGACGTCGCGGACCGTGGTGAAGCCGCGGTCGAGCATCCCGCTCATGATCCGGGCGGCCTGGGCGGCCGCGTAGGCCGGTGACTGCGCCGGCAGCGAGCCGAGGTCCGCGGTCGACGCGGTGACGTGCACGTGCGCGTCGATCAGCCCGGGCAGCACGACGGCGCCGCGCAGGTCGAGCGTCCGCACGTCGGCGGCGGCCGGCCCCGGCCCGGCCTCGGCGATCCGGCCGTCGGCGCACCGCAGGTCACCCTCGGTGTACTCCCCCGTCGCCGGATCGAGCAGGCGGGCGTTGCGCAGGAGCAGCGAGGAGGTCACCACGCCATTGGATCGGGCCGCCGCTCCGGATTCAACTGTGACCCAGCTCACGTCGTCGTCACGACGGTTTCCGGCGCTCCCGGCGGTCTTGATCCGGACCGCACCGCACCACCACCCGGAGGGCCCGATGTCCCACTCCAGCCAGACCGCCGTCGTCACCGGAGCCGGCCGCGGCTTCGGACGCGCGATCGCCGCCGCGCTCGTCGCCGACGGCTACACCGTCGTCGGCATCGCTCGCAGTGAAGCCGAGCTCGACGCGGCCCGGGACGAGCTCGGCGAGCGGTTCGTGCCCGTCGCCGCCGACGCGACCGAGGACACGCTCGCGCAAGACGTCCTCCACGAGCACCGGCCGGCGCTGCTCGTGCTCAACGCCGGGGCCGTGCCGCCCATGGCGCCGATCCACGAACAGACCTGGGAGACCTTCAGCCGCAACTGGCACGTCGACACCCGGCACGTCTTCGCCTGGACGCGGGCCGCGCTGCGGGAACCCCTGGCGCCCGGCGGGGTCGTCGTGTCGATGTCGAGCGGGGCCGCCCTCGGCGGGTCGCCGCTCAGCGGCGGGTACGCCAGCGCGAAGGCCGCGGTCCGGTACCTGCGCGGGTACGCCGCCGGCGAGTCGGACCGCGCCGCGCTGGGCCTGCGGTTCGTCACGTTGCTGCCGCAGCTGACGCCCACCGCGGGCGTCGGCGCGGCCGGTGTCACCGGCTACGCCGCGCGTGCCGGCGTCGACCGCGACGCCTTCATCGAGGGCCTGCAGCCGGTCCTGACGCCGGAGCAGGTCGCCAAGGCCGTCCTCGACGTCGCTTCGGACGCCGGAAGCGCCGCGGAGTACCAGGTCGACGGTTCCGGGCTGCGCGCGCTCTAACGTGGACGGGACCATGACCGACTTCGCCGCGGAGACCGAGCCGTTCCGGCCGGAGCTGCTCGCGCACTGCTACCGCCTGCTCGGCTCGATCCACGACGCCGAGGACCTCGTGCAGGAGACCTACCTGCGGGCGTGGCGCGGGTTCGGCCGGTTCGAAGGCCGCTCCTCGGTGCGGCGGTGGCTCTACAGGATCGCGACCACGGCCTGCCTGACGGCGTTGGCGACCCGGGCCCGGCGGCCGCTGCCGTCGGGCCTGGGCGCGCCGGCCGACGACCACCGGGTGACCGTGGCGGACGCGGAACCGTCGGTGCCGTGGCTGCAGCCGGTGCCGGACGCGCTGCTCGACCCGGCGGCGATCACGGCGGGCCGGGCCGGGGTGCGGCTGGCGTTCATCGCCGCGCTGCAGCTGCTGCCCGCCCGGCAGCGGGCCGTGCTGACCTTGCGCGACGTGCTGGCGTTCCCGGCCGCCGACGTCGCCGGCATGCTCGACACGACGACCGACGCCGTCGACAGCGCGCTGCGCCGCGCCCGCACCCGGCTCGCCGAAGCGGCCCTGGCCGAAGACGACCTCGCCGAGCCCGGTGAACCCGCCCGCCGGACGCTGCTCGACAGCTACGTCGACGCGTTCGTCCGCGCCGACCCGGGCGCGCTGGTGAAGCTGCTGCGGGCCGACGTCGAGCTGGAGATGCCCCCGATCCCGACGTGGTTCACCGGCCGGGACGCGGTCGTCGGGTTCCTCGCGAGCCGCGTGCTGCGCGAGGGCCGCTGGCACCTGGTCCCGACGCGCGCCAACGGCCAGCCGGCGCTGGTGGAGTACGCCCGGACCGAGAGCGGCTTCGAGCCCCACGGCGTCCAGGTGCTGACACTCGCCGGCGACCGGATCGCGCGGATCACGGCGTTCAACGACCCGGCACTGGTCCCGGCGTTCGGCCGGGCACCGGCCCGGGACAGCCGGCCCGCGGTGCCCGACGCGTGACCGCGGCTCGTGACTGCCCCGGGCCGAACCGGCACCGGACCCTTCGCCCCCAGCGGGAATGCGCCGCCAACCCTCAGGCTTCGGTGTGCCCCAGCAGCGGCCGCGGCACGAACCTCGCCGCCCGGTCCAGCAGGGTGTCCAGTTCGAGCACGGTGAGTTCGTTGGCCCCGGCCCGGACGACCGGGCGCGGCACGTACAGCGTCCGCTGCGGTCCGCGCCGCCAGTAGCGGCCCAGCGGGAAGCCGTTGAACCACGCCATGCCCTTGCCCCACTCGCCCGTGTCCAGGAACAAGTCGGCCGACGCGGGGACGTCGACGGACGCGCGCAGCAGCACCGGGCCGGCCACCGGGCCCGCCACCGGCGCCGGGACGGAAGGCGCGGAAGGCGCGGAAGGCAGTGCGGCCAGGTCGAGCGGCAGTACTTCCCACCCCAGCAACGGCGAGCCGTCCACCGAGGCGCCGCCGATGATGCCCTTCGGTTCGCCGATCCGCGGGCCGTAGTCGACGCGGCCCTCGTCCTCGACCAGCACCAGCAGCTCGCCCCGGCCGCCCGGCAGCGGCAGCGCGCGCTCGTGGTGCTCCCGCAGCAGCGTGCCGACGCGGACGCCGTCCACGAACACCGTCGCGCGGTCGCGGACCTCGCCGAACACCAGCACGCCCGGCCCGTCGACCCAGGTCCGCAGCAGCGCCAGCCGCGGCATCGGGGACAGCTCGTCGAACACCGGCAGCTCTTCGAAGGACCGCCACGGGCCCCAGCGCTGCGGGGCTTCGAGCAGGAACACCGGGTCACCCAGCACCGCGGACGGCGTCGGCGCGGGCCGCGCCGGGGGCGGCGGCGTGTCCGGAACCTCGTGGTAGCGGGCGATCACGTCCCGGAACGCGTGGTACTTCGGTGTCGGGTCGCCGGCTTCGTCCAGCGGCGCGTCGTAGTCGTAGGACGTCACGATCGGCCGGTAGACGCCCTTGTCGTTGGCGCCGCTGGTGAGCCCGAAGCTGGTGCCGCCGTGGAACATGTACAGGTTGACCGACGCGCCGGCGGCGAGCAGCGTGTCCAGTTCGGCCGCGGCGTCCGCGGCGGAGGTCGTGTGGTGGTGGGTGCCCCAGTCGTCGAACCAGCCGTTCCAGAACTCGGCGCACATCAGCGGCCCGGCCGGCTGGTGCGCGCGCAGGGTCGCGAGCCGCGCCGCCGCGCCGGAACCGAACGACGCCGTCCGGTGCAGCCCGTCGAGGCCACCGGCTTCGAGCATGTCCGGCTGGTCCACTGTGGTCAGTGGTACCACCACCCCGGCCGCGCGCGTGTACTCGGCCAGCGCCTTCAGGTACCGCTTGTCGTCGCCGAACGCGCCGTACTCGTTCTCGACCTGGACCAGCAGCACCGGCCCGCCACGGTCGATCTGGTGCGGCACAACCACTTCGAGCACGCGCGTCAGGTACTCGCGCACGGCGGCGAGGTACCGCGGCTCGAACCGGCGGACCCCCACCTCCGGGTCCCGGAACAGCCACGCCGGCAGCCCGCCGTTGTCCCACTCCGCGCAGATGTACGGACCGGGCCGGACGATCGCGTACATCCCGGCGTCGGCGATCAAGCGCAGGAACCGGTCCAGATCGAGGCCGCCGGTGAGGTCGAAGGTGCCGGGCTCGGGCGCGTGCGCGTTCCACGGCACGTACGTCTCGATGGTGTTGAGCCCCATCCGCCGTGCCTTGTCGATCCGGTCGGCCCACAGGTCCGGGTGCACCCGGAAGTAGTGCAGGGAACCGGAAATAATCCGGAACGGCCGGCCGTCGAGCAGGAAATCGGTCTCGCCGATGACGAACTCAGGCATCCGGGCCCGCCAGGTGGAGCACACTCCAGGACCGGGGTGGCAGCGTCGCGGTGATGACGGTTCCCTTCTCGTCGGACGTCGCGGTGGCACCGGGCAGCGGCACCGGTCCCGCCGCGTCGAGGGTTTCGGCGGCGGACAGGGCGAACCGCCCGCCGCGGAGCCGGATCTCGACGTCGGTGCCCGACGCCGGGGCGCGGTTGGTGAGGAACACCGCACCCGCGGACCCGTCCACTGTCGCGGCGACGTCGACGAGATCGACCTCACCGTGCCGCGCGGTCCGGATCCGCTCTCCTTCGGCACCCAGCCGGAGACTGACACCCCGGGCCAGCGAGGAGACCAGCCGGAACGGGTGGAACGTCGGCTGCCGCCAGGCCGCGCCGCCGGGCTCGGTGCGGATCGGCGCGATCGCGTTCACCAGCTGCGCCTGGTTGGCCATCGTGACGCGGTCGACGTTGCGCAGCAACGAGCTCAGCAGCGAGCCGACGACCACCGCGTCGGTGAGGTCGTACGTCTCCTCCAGCAGCCGCGGGTGCTCCGGCCAGCCTCCGGCGACGAGCTCGGGCTGCTCGGTCTCGTTCCAGCGGCGCAGGTCCCAGACGTTCCACTCGTCGACGCTGATCCCGACGCGGGCCCCCACCTCGTCGATGATCCCTGCCGTCGTCCGGATGTAGGCGTCCAGTGCCGACGCGCTCGCGAGGTAACTGTCGGTGTCGCCGTCGATCTCCTGGTAGTAGGCGTGCAGCGAGATGTGGTCGACGAGCCCGGCCGTGTGCCGCAGCACCGTGCGCTCCCACTCGCCGAACGTCGGCATCTCCGCGTGCGAGCTCCCGGCGACGACCAGTTCGACGTCCGGGTCGATCATCCGCATCACCCGGGCGGTCTCCGCGGCCAGCCGGCCGTACTCGCCGGCCGTCTTGTGCCCGATCTGCCACGGCCCGTCCATCTCGTTGCCCAGGCACCACAACCGGAAGCCGAACGGGCGGTCGGCGCCGTTCGCGCGCCGCCGCTCGCTCAGTTCGGTGCCGCCGGGGTGGTTGCAGTACTCGAGGACGTCGGCGGCTTCCTGGACGCCGCGGGTGCCGAGGTTGACCGCGTACATCACCTCGACGTCCGCGGCCTGCGCCCACGCGGCGAACTCGTGCAGCCCGAACCGGTTGGACTCCACGCTGTGCCAGGCGGGGTCGAGCCGGACCGGCCGGTCGGGCCCGACGCCGTCCTCCCAGCGGTACGCCGAGACGAAGTTGCCGCCGGGGTAGCGCACCACCGTCGGGCCCAGTTCCCGGACCAGCTCCAAGACGTCGCCCCGGAACCCACGGCTGTCCGAAGTGGAGTGTCCCGGTTCGTGGATCCCGGTGTACACGGCCCGGCCCAGGTGCTCGACGAACGAGCCGAACAGGCGGCGCGGGACCGGGCCGACGGCCTCGTTCACGTCACCTTCGATCCGGACGCTCATCCCGCGGTGACCGTGAAGCCCTGCTGGTTGCCGTAGTCGACCAGCGCCCTCTGCCACGCGGCCAGCCCGGCGTCGAGGCTGGTGCCGTTGAGGTAGGCCTGCCCGACGGTGTCGGTGAAAACGCTGTTGGCGTAGGTCTGGTACGGCAGGTACGTCCAGCCCTTCGCGACGTCCTTCGACGCCTGCGTCAGCACCTGGTTGACCTTCTGCCCGCCGAAGTACGGCACGGCCTCGTCGACGAACGCGGGTGAGCTCAGGTCGGCCGTGGTGGCCGGGAAGCCACCGCTTTCGATGAACGGCTTGACGCCGTTGCCGTGGTTGAGCCAGCGCACGAACGCCGCGGCCAGCGCCGGGTTCTTGCTCTGCTTGAGCACCGACTGCGTGCTGCCGCCGTTCTCCGCGGTGACCGGCTGCCCGTCGTAGGTCGGCATCGGCGCCACCGCCCACTTCCCGGCGCCGCCGGGCACCGAGGACTTGAAGTTGCCGGGCATCCAGGCACCGGTGACCAGGGTGGCGATGGTGCCGTCACCCAGGGCGCGGAACCAGTCGTCGGACCACTCCTTGACCGGGGCGAGCTGCTTGCCCTCGACCAGCTGGTTCCACAGCGCGGTCCACTTCTTCGAGCCCGCGTCCGCCAGGTTGATCTTCACGTTCCGGCCGTCCGCGGTGAACGGGTGCCCGCCCGCCTGCCAGATCATGCTCAGCGCGAAGCCGGGGTCGCCGGTGTCGGAGGTGATGTACTTCGTCGGGTCGGCCGCGTGCAGCTTCTTGGCCGCGGCGACGTACTCCTCCCAGGTCTTCGGCACGGCGATGGCGTTCTTGTCGAATACCTCCTTGTTGTAGAACAACGCCATCGGACCGGAGTCCTGCGGCAGGCCGTACAGCCCGTTGTTGTTCTTCACCTGCGCCCACGTCGACGCGCTGTAGTCCTTTTCGAACGCTTGGAAGCCGAACTGGCCGAGGTCGGCGAGCGAGTCGGTCAGCGCGAACTGCGGCAACGCGTAGTACTCGACCTGCGCGACGTCCGGGGCGCCGGAGCCGGCCTTGATCGCGTTCTGCAGCTTGGTGTACTCGTCCTTGTTCGTGCCGGCATTGACGTAATTGACCTTGACGTTGGGAAACTCCTTCTGGAACGCGGCGACCTGGTCCTTGGCCGACGGCGTCCAGCTCCAGTAGGTGATCTCCCCGCCGGCCTTCAGCGCGGCGTCGACGGAGTCCTGGGTGCCGGTGGCGCCGGCCGGCCCGGAGGAGCTTCCGGACGAGCAGCCCACGGCCAGCAGGGCGGCCAGTGCGACGGCGCCGAACGCCTTGGCGCGAGTGCGGATGCGTGACATCGGGTGTCCCTTCACGACGGTGTGACGGCTGTGCTTGTTGCTTGACACGCTCATTGCTTGACACTGCCCGCACTGAGACCGGACTGCCAGAAGCGTTGCAGGAGCAGGAAAGCGACGACGAGCGGGATGATCGTGAGCAGCGAACCGGTGAGCACCAGGTTGAACACCGGCCGCGCGCCGGCGCCGGAGGCCTGCGCGCTCCACTGGTTCAGCCCGACGGTCAGCGGGTACCACTTCGGCTCGCTCAGCATGATCAGGGGCAGGAAGTAGTTGTTCCAGGTGGACACCATGGTGAACAGCGCGACGGTCACCACGCCGGGGACCAGCTGGCGCAGCGTCACGGTGAAGAAGATCCGGAGCTCGCCCGCGCCGTCGATCCGCGCCGCCTCCATCAGCTCGTCGGGAATGGCTTCGGTGGCGTACACCCAGATCAGGTAGAGGCCGAACGGGCTGATCAGCGACGGGATGATGATGGCCAGCGGGGTGTTCGTCAGCCCGAGCTTGCTGAACATCAGGAACGTCGGCACGGCGAGCGCCGTCCCGGGCACGGCCACCGCGCCGAGCACGACGGCGAAGACCGCCTTGCGGCCGGGGAAGCGGTACTTGGCCATCCCGTACCCGGCCGCGGTGGCGAGGACCGTCGCGCCGCCGGCGCCGACCCCGACGTAGAGCAGCGTGTTCCCCAGCCAGCGCAGGAAGATCCCGTTGTCGTAGGTGAAGGTCTGGCCGATGTTGTCGAACAGCGCGAACGGGCCGCCGAACGACAGCCCCGAGCTGCTGAACAGCGCGTCCTGCGTCTTGGTCGCGTTGATCACCAGCCACACCAGCGGGACCAGGGTGTAGAGCAGGTACAGCGCCATGACCGTGGTGAGCACCCGGGACCGGCGGGGGCGCGTCACGGAGACTGCCGTCATCACATCCCCTTCCGGGCGCCGCGCAGCTGCACGACGTAGGCGATGACGGCGGTGATCGCGCCCATCACGATCGCGACCGTGGCGGAGTAGTTGTACTGCTGGCCGCCGAAGGAGAGGTTGTAGGCGTACATGTTCGGCGTGTAGAACGTGCCGATCACGTTGGGCGCCAGCGTGCGCATGATGTTCGGCTCGTTGAACAGCTGGAAGCTGCCGATGATCGAGAAGATCGTGGCGATCACGATCGCGCCCCGCAGCGCCGGGAGCTTGATGCTCGAGATGGTGCGGAACGCGCCCGCGCCGTCGATCGCCGCCGCCTCGAACAGCTCCTTCGGGATCACCTTCAGCGCGGAGTAGAAGATGAGCATGTTGTAGCCCACGAACTCCCAGGTGACGACGTTGCCGATCGAGGCGAGCATCCAGTTTTCCGACAACGGTTTCACGACGTCGCGGCCGAGCAGGTGGTTCAGGTCCGCCGCCAGTCCGAAGTGGTCGCCGTAGATGAAGCCCCACATCAGCGCGGCGACCACCGCGGGCACGGCGTAGGGCAGGAAGATCACGATCCGGAAGAACCCGGCCGCGTGCAGCCGGGCGCTGTCGATCGCCAGCGCGGCGACGAGCGCGAGCAGCAGCATCACCGGCACCTGGACGGCGAGGAAGAGCAGCACCCGCAGGAAGGAGTCCCAGAACTTCGCGTCGGCGAGGACGTCGGCGTAGTTCGCGGCGCCGACGAACGTCGTCCCGCCGAAGAAGGCCTGGTCGCGGAAGAGGCTGAGGCCGAACGCGTAGATGATCGGCGCCAGGAACGTCAGCGCGAAGACGACCATGAACGGGGCGACGAAGAGCCAGCCACGCCACTGCCGCCGTGGTCGGCGGGCCGGTGGGGCCGCTGAAGCCATGGGAGCCATGGGAGCCATGGAAGCCACTGTGGACGTCATCGTCCCTCCGGCGGTTCGTGCTGATGTTTACGTTAACATGGACGACCGGAAGGTACCGTGTTGACGTAAACATGTCCAGGACGCCAAGGAGCCACCTGTGCCGGCTGCATCCGCTCGCCGTGGACCGTCGATGGCGGACGTGGCCCGCGAGGCGGGCGTCTCGGGCCAGACGGTCTCCCGGGTGGCGAACGGCCGGGCGAACGTCGACGACGCCACCCGCGAACGGGTCCTGGCCGCGATGCGCCGCATCGGCTACCGGCCCAACAGCGCGGCCCGCGCGCTGCGCAACGGGTCGTTCCGCAGCATCGGCGTGATCATCTCGGCGCTGCCGACGTTCGGGAACAGCCGCACGCTCGACGCCATCGCGGCGGCGGTCGTCGCCGAGGGGTTCTCGATCATCCTGATGCCGGTGACGCGCCCGACGCAGGGTGAGGTCACCGGGGCGTTCAGCAAGCTGAACGAGCAGGCGGTCGACGGCGTCGTCATCCTCATCGAGCAGCACCAGCTCGACCAGAGCGAGATCGAGCTGCCGCACGGCCTGCCGGTGGTGGTGATCGACTCGAGCGCGCGGTA is a window from the Amycolatopsis sp. NBC_00355 genome containing:
- a CDS encoding metal-dependent hydrolase family protein, producing MTSSLLLRNARLLDPATGEYTEGDLRCADGRIAEAGPGPAAADVRTLDLRGAVVLPGLIDAHVHVTASTADLGSLPAQSPAYAAAQAARIMSGMLDRGFTTVRDVAGADYGLADAQAEGLFRGPRLLFCGKALSQTGGHGDSRTRGTRVRDDHPCCAGLSRIADGVDAVRAAARDELRKGAHHLKVMASGGVASPTDRIDSTQYSADELRAIVEEAEAANRYVAAHAYTARAVNRALELGVRSIEHGNLLDDRSVELFLARDAYLVPTLVTYWALKEEGREHGLPESSWRKVDAVLDAGLAALERASRGGVKLVYGTDLLGGMHRHQNHEFRLRAEVQSPLEVIRAATSTAADLLNLTGEIGTLAVGAHADLVVVDGDPLADVGVLTRPFRHVVQGGEVVSG
- a CDS encoding RNA polymerase subunit sigma-70; protein product: MTDFAAETEPFRPELLAHCYRLLGSIHDAEDLVQETYLRAWRGFGRFEGRSSVRRWLYRIATTACLTALATRARRPLPSGLGAPADDHRVTVADAEPSVPWLQPVPDALLDPAAITAGRAGVRLAFIAALQLLPARQRAVLTLRDVLAFPAADVAGMLDTTTDAVDSALRRARTRLAEAALAEDDLAEPGEPARRTLLDSYVDAFVRADPGALVKLLRADVELEMPPIPTWFTGRDAVVGFLASRVLREGRWHLVPTRANGQPALVEYARTESGFEPHGVQVLTLAGDRIARITAFNDPALVPAFGRAPARDSRPAVPDA
- a CDS encoding glycoside hydrolase family 35 protein — its product is MPEFVIGETDFLLDGRPFRIISGSLHYFRVHPDLWADRIDKARRMGLNTIETYVPWNAHAPEPGTFDLTGGLDLDRFLRLIADAGMYAIVRPGPYICAEWDNGGLPAWLFRDPEVGVRRFEPRYLAAVREYLTRVLEVVVPHQIDRGGPVLLVQVENEYGAFGDDKRYLKALAEYTRAAGVVVPLTTVDQPDMLEAGGLDGLHRTASFGSGAAARLATLRAHQPAGPLMCAEFWNGWFDDWGTHHHTTSAADAAAELDTLLAAGASVNLYMFHGGTSFGLTSGANDKGVYRPIVTSYDYDAPLDEAGDPTPKYHAFRDVIARYHEVPDTPPPPARPAPTPSAVLGDPVFLLEAPQRWGPWRSFEELPVFDELSPMPRLALLRTWVDGPGVLVFGEVRDRATVFVDGVRVGTLLREHHERALPLPGGRGELLVLVEDEGRVDYGPRIGEPKGIIGGASVDGSPLLGWEVLPLDLAALPSAPSAPSVPAPVAGPVAGPVLLRASVDVPASADLFLDTGEWGKGMAWFNGFPLGRYWRRGPQRTLYVPRPVVRAGANELTVLELDTLLDRAARFVPRPLLGHTEA
- a CDS encoding SDR family oxidoreductase — protein: MSHSSQTAVVTGAGRGFGRAIAAALVADGYTVVGIARSEAELDAARDELGERFVPVAADATEDTLAQDVLHEHRPALLVLNAGAVPPMAPIHEQTWETFSRNWHVDTRHVFAWTRAALREPLAPGGVVVSMSSGAALGGSPLSGGYASAKAAVRYLRGYAAGESDRAALGLRFVTLLPQLTPTAGVGAAGVTGYAARAGVDRDAFIEGLQPVLTPEQVAKAVLDVASDAGSAAEYQVDGSGLRAL
- a CDS encoding AfsR/SARP family transcriptional regulator, producing the protein MEIAFGILGQTTVRMHGKLTEHWGSRQAQHLLATLLTQPGKRFSQDSLIAWAWNDTTPPVNPKEALYKAITRLRQALADADDPPVIRTINGGYQLDVSPDLVDIHRFGDEMRRARQFSAAGDHESACDVARAALALWRDEPLAGMTTEPAQNWRRAGLATDWVPAYGFLAAELLAIGRPEEALRHLADAPHPHASEPAFVKLRVTALYALRQAPEAHTHYLAALRAYAEDGNTDAATDLRAHHSQLRAPAPAPAGKPASTLHAAPGAGVSPVRVGLPRNLRGFVGRSDSRRTLDRLLLSADSGHAPAAIVSGPPGIGKTSLAVHWAHHAADRFPGGIVCIDLQGFGPAPARTTDEIVDLALTALDYPIDHLVSATARAAQLRALLGRQAPLLIVLDNVGSSEQVDTLLELVESCTVLITSRSSLHALARRHDIPTIKLGHLDEEHSFTLLSRRMRGRAEQEPEAAQALARLGDGLPLALTLLAQRAASRPSLGLGTMLEQLRDPDTMLSIGDDGDDASLRTTFSASYQALDATAQDVFRLFGHHPGAEIHADTLFSASTHSKVATRRALENLVAWHLIDQPRETDRYRIPDIFHRYSRTLTPDESDLRPLRRVLSHYLHTAARAHLTAHPYGNRPPLIPAEPGIVPTTFDTATAAMHWALLERGNLSALVTEAERRELYDYAIILPHLLTDTWARYGRHADMTHGLTVAARAAKAAGNVIAEASTLNDLGELHLILGNDREAHVYLTRALELATQYDEATGMLTVNINLARFHRHGGEHAEAIACYQRCISQARRIPDPVREGKAEHYLADTLADLDRHRQALPHYHRALHLRTVLGDTVGQIATHTALTVLHTHEQRLELAHMHCRQALATLEDRDDLTAKMKLLAARARLAHAEGNTREALRLAWDAVAVARQAHNATGQARALETLGDILLSLHNPRDAIDAWTEAIAFYRGRGRDTKAARLQARLDEVIVDTDELIPGTRRGDEDTVAMPSPPRRDRAHKH